ACGGAGCCCGGTCGGAATGGCCGAGGAGTCGATGGTCCACCTGATCCGCGAGGCGGGAAAATCTCCCGTCCAGCGTGACGCGCTCTACCACGTGATCCGTGAGTACGGCCGCACGGAACCGGCGCTCGCGCCGGCGGCGAGCGCCGCGCGTTGACCGTCTGGGCACGAGACGCACGTTGATTTCCTCGGTCGCCGACCCTACGGTGTAAAGGACACGAGCCGCGTCGCGCCGCGCTGGCCACGGTTCCGTTCGATCACTCAGAGCCCCCATGGCCCATCACCATTCCCCCGGATTCCTTGCGCTGGTCGATGCCGCACGGGCGGTCGTGCGCGAGATCAGCATCCCCGAGTACCAGGCACGAGAGGGGGCCGGCGACGGCATGATCCTCATCGACGTGCGCGAGGACCACGAGTGGGAGAAAGGCCGCATCCCGGGGGCCATGCACATGAGCCGGGGCATCATCGAGCGCGACATCGAGCGCACGTTCGCCGACAAGAACGCGCCGCTCGTGCTCTACTGCGGCGGCGGCTATCGAAGCGCGCTCGCGGCCGACAACCTCCAGAAAATGGGATACGCCAACGTGCAGTCGCTCGCCGGAGGATTCCGCGAGTGGACGCGCGAGGGCCTTCCCGTGGAGTCGTGATGAAGGCAACCTGGACTGCTTCTCGAGGAGTGCTCGTCATCTTCGTGATGCTGGGGTGCGCCGCGACCGCGGCGTCGGCTCAGGAGCCGGAAACGCTCGTCGTGCAGCAGCCCGAGATCGTGGTGCGCGCGCTGCGCGGCGACGACCGCCTGAAGGACATTCCAGCCGCGGCGTTCGTCATTCCGCGCGCGCAGCTCGCGCGCGCCGCGGAGGTACGGCTGTCCTCGATGCTTCAATCGCTGCCCGGTCTCTACGCCTATCAGTCGAGCGCCTCGGGCGAGCCCACGGTGGTGGATCCACGCGGATTCACGGCCAATGGCGAAAGCTCCTACCTCAAGGTGCTCATCAACGGGCGCGATACCCGGGATCTCGAGAACGGCAACGTCGACTGGGACTGGCTCTCCCCCGAGGCGGTGGAGCGGCTCGAGGTGGTCGAGGGCCCCGCGGCATGGGCTTATGGCGATGGATCGGAAGGCGGCATCGTCAACATCGTGAGCAACGAATGGAACGGCGGACTCGACACGCG
This is a stretch of genomic DNA from Candidatus Eisenbacteria bacterium. It encodes these proteins:
- a CDS encoding rhodanese-like domain-containing protein codes for the protein MAHHHSPGFLALVDAARAVVREISIPEYQAREGAGDGMILIDVREDHEWEKGRIPGAMHMSRGIIERDIERTFADKNAPLVLYCGGGYRSALAADNLQKMGYANVQSLAGGFREWTREGLPVES